The Naumovozyma dairenensis CBS 421 chromosome 2, complete genome genome segment GCCCGAAGATTATCTAACATATTTGCTTACCTGATACAAGATTATACCACAGTTCTTACCTGCTTTACTCTTTTTCTCCCTCTATCTTTATCTATATACCTTCATTACATTTTTAGGACTCCCGATTTAATCAAATCCGTGAAACATTGAATCTGTCACAGACAACCACAGAAATTTGCATGAGGAAACTGTCACGCATACTGccataaataataatactactactactaataataataataatgcatATGAATCAAAGtttgaagaattttgattttaagTTTAGTCAATGTTTTGGTGATAAGACAGATATAATAACAGCAGATGCAGATATTATAACGAGTGTTGAATTCGATTATTCAGGTGATTATCTAGCTACAGGTGATAAAGGCGGTAGAGTAGTTctatttgaaagaaatcatgattcaaaaaatgCTAAAAGGACTTGtgaatataaatttttcactgAATTTCAAAGTCATGATGctgaatttgattatttaaaatctGTAGAGATTGAAGAGAAGatcaatcaaattaaaTGGTTGAATTCTACCACTCAAAGatctaaatttttaataagtACTAATGATAAGACAATCAAATTATGGAAAATTACTGAGAAAAATGTTACGATggttaatgaaaataatttagaaGGTGTGGCAACGAATATCAGTCCATTGaattcaatcaatcaattaaaattaCCAAGTTTAACTTATCATGATAAAATCATATCAGCTACACCGAAACGTGTCTTTGGTAATGCTCATACATATCATATTAATTCCATATCCCCTAATTCAGATCAAGAAACGTTCATTAGTGCAGATGATTTAAGAATTAACCTTTGGAATTATGATCATCCAGATCAAAGTTTTAATATAATTGATATAAAACCAATGAACATGGAGGAATTAACAGAAGTGATAACTTGTGCAGAGTTCCATCCTCAAGATTGTAATCTTTTCATGTATTCATTATCTAAGGggttaataaaattatgtGATATGAGACAAAATTCATTATGTCATGATAATAAAGCtaaaatttttgaagaatatattgacccaataaatcataattttttcaccGAAATTACATCATCTATATcagatattaaattttctcCCAATGGTCGATATATTGCATCAAGAGATTATCTTACTGTAAAGATTTGGGATATTAATATGGATAATGAACCAATAAAGACGATTAATGTTCAAGAACAATTAAAGGAAAGGTTAAGTGATACGTATGAAAATGATGCTATATTTGATAGATTCGAAGTGGTATTTAGTGGTGATAGTTCAAGTGTTATGACAGGTTcatacaataataattttatgaTTTATCCAAATGCAATAAAGACTAATGATTTAGATACAGATATGATAGTACAACCATTTAATAGTAGTAagaataatagtaatagtaataataataataataatcagaaaataaagacGAAAAAAGATGGTACGATATTAATGACAGATACTGGTGCTACGATTCCTAGAACCTCGTTAAGGAATAAgagaaataataacaataataataatgataataataataatgtggATGGTGATGATGCAATGATGATGGATGATGGATTTGAAGGAGAtcttaatgatgatgatgaagaagaattagatgaaattgTTTTACAGGCTAATAAATTAGCATTTAGGAATAAAGGTTTTGGATCATTAGCTCAAAGATCTGcaagaaataaagaatgGGGAGATAATGTAGATTTTAAAAAGAGTATAATGCATTTTTCATGGCATCCAAGAGAAAATACAATAGCTGTTGGTGCAACTAATAACTTATTcatgttttcttcaatataatgacaatttaatatatataatacgTAGTAACACTAATATATAACGTAATGTAATGTTAGCATCATTAAAGGGTTCTTTTTCGGtgaaaaagaattgatcgtatataaagaaaataatagaagGTGAGTCTTTGAGTAATCAGAATATGTATATTAAAAGCAATTGTATTTTACTTCCATTATCAAaatgttaataaaatagtctacttttttttcttatattgGAGGCTAGATAggtatataaataaattattataaaaagaaaaagggTTGATAATTGAAATAAATTAGAGAAATAATAGTTATAATGATAGGACTCCTCAGCTCGGTTAGTCATCATGATCTATGTGTCTATTAACGACAGGATTCCAGAATAAAGTCTTATCACCATCACCCCAAAAGAAAGGTTTTTGTCTCATATTTAAGAATTCGTAATCTCTTGGCCATTCAGAATCAGGAACATGACTTAAATGTTTCCTATGTTCAGCATGTTCCTTTTCAACAAAATATGTATTTAATGCCGTTAGTAAGATAGCAGGTGCAGCAACCCAGACTGATATCTTGAACCATAAATTCTTAGTATGAGAAGCATGTCCTTCTTCAGTTTGTAATGTCTTTTTAAAGGCATTTGCCATTGCTGTATTTGGAGGACCAAATGCTGGTTTCAATGCATTTGGTGGAAGGGTGGCGTATCTTCTTATTAGATTGGTTCTTAACATGTTTTAATGTATATACCTGCGTGtgtgtatgtatgtatgaTGTAGCGTTATTGGTGTCCAAAGGAACTATTGTAACTGactaaataaaataacaaGACATgtatttaataaagaatagaaaaattgttgttaaataatacaaaatttTGCATATATTCCATTCCTGTATTCCATCTCGAAACAACAAATCATCCATCGGAGCAACTACAACAATAGTTTGGTGAATAAGAAGATCCTTTAAGATACTATTTCATTTCTGCATAACTCCTTGTTCGATATCCCCGGATTTTTCCTCCTTCgatatttcttcttttccattggacaaaacaaaatttccactaagtatttttttataagCGCCGGAAACCATGCCATATATTTGCGACACAAATACCAGAAAATTGTTGTGGCGTCacaaattattaacaatTTCCCAACTGTGTGTCGCAGGAGCAACAAAAAGACAGAAATAACATATAATGTAGAATCGTTACTCGCAGGATTTTTGGACTGAAACCGACTAACCTACATTCTGAAGCCAATTCGGAGTGTTTGATAACATAAACTTTTCTTCTCGcatatttcttcattaaaaCTTGTTTGTCagtttttatttctttaattttttactTCTTCCTATTTCAGCTTTGTTCACCCTAGAAAGCATTTCTCATAATATATAGAGCGAGAGGAACTATTTTTCCTGTGAGAATTTC includes the following:
- the COX13 gene encoding cytochrome c oxidase subunit VIa (similar to Saccharomyces cerevisiae COX13 (YGL191W); ancestral locus Anc_8.151), with product MLRTNLIRRYATLPPNALKPAFGPPNTAMANAFKKTLQTEEGHASHTKNLWFKISVWVAAPAILLTALNTYFVEKEHAEHRKHLSHVPDSEWPRDYEFLNMRQKPFFWGDGDKTLFWNPVVNRHIDHDD
- the CDC55 gene encoding protein phosphatase 2A regulatory subunit CDC55 (similar to Saccharomyces cerevisiae CDC55 (YGL190C); ancestral locus Anc_8.150), whose protein sequence is MHMNQSLKNFDFKFSQCFGDKTDIITADADIITSVEFDYSGDYLATGDKGGRVVLFERNHDSKNAKRTCEYKFFTEFQSHDAEFDYLKSVEIEEKINQIKWLNSTTQRSKFLISTNDKTIKLWKITEKNVTMVNENNLEGVATNISPLNSINQLKLPSLTYHDKIISATPKRVFGNAHTYHINSISPNSDQETFISADDLRINLWNYDHPDQSFNIIDIKPMNMEELTEVITCAEFHPQDCNLFMYSLSKGLIKLCDMRQNSLCHDNKAKIFEEYIDPINHNFFTEITSSISDIKFSPNGRYIASRDYLTVKIWDINMDNEPIKTINVQEQLKERLSDTYENDAIFDRFEVVFSGDSSSVMTGSYNNNFMIYPNAIKTNDLDTDMIVQPFNSSKNNSNSNNNNNNQKIKTKKDGTILMTDTGATIPRTSLRNKRNNNNNNNDNNNNVDGDDAMMMDDGFEGDLNDDDEEELDEIVLQANKLAFRNKGFGSLAQRSARNKEWGDNVDFKKSIMHFSWHPRENTIAVGATNNLFMFSSI